The following are from one region of the Sardina pilchardus chromosome 4, fSarPil1.1, whole genome shotgun sequence genome:
- the LOC134079168 gene encoding zinc-binding protein A33-like: MASKRSFPEEDLSCPVCHDVFKDPVIMTCSHSVCKVCLEKFWETKGHEECPICRKRFTKSNPQLNLALKNLCESYLQERSQRASAGSEVLCSLHSEKLKLFCLEDEQPVCLVCRDSREHKNHNFSPIVEVTCDYKEGLRTQLGKLKQNMDTHRKIKRICDETAKHIKTQAQHTEMQIKEEFEKLHQFLRDEEAARIAALREEEEQKSQMMKEKIEKMSREISSLSDTIRAIEEQLGADDITFLKNYKSTVERAQCTLQDPERVSGALINVAKHLGNLKFRVWEKMQETVQYTPVTLDPNTAYPRLILSEDLTSVRLGDEKQQLPDNPERFDHYYSVLGSEGFNSGTHCWDVEVGENTQWAVGVMTESLQRKGDYTSMSGWWIVWYNDGEYVAYAPPYDYTDLTVQQKLQRIRVQLDWDRGELSFSDPDNNTHLHTHTHTFTERVFPYFGIDCELSPLRVVPVKASVSVEQPC, translated from the exons ATGGCATCCAAGCGTTCTTTTCCAGAGGAGGatttgtcctgtcctgtgtgccATGACGTCTTCAAGGATCCTGTCATCATGACATgtagtcacagtgtgtgtaaagTCTGTCTGGAGAAGTTCTGGGAAACTAAGGGACATGAAGAGTGTCCCATCTGCAGGAAAAGATTCACAAAATCAAATCCACAACTTAATTTGGCATTAAAGAACCTGTGTGAGAGCTACTTACAGGAGAGAAGTCAGAGAGCTTCAGCAGGGTCTGaggtgctctgcagtctgcacagtgagaaactcaagctcttctgtctggagGATGAACAGCCCGTGTGTCTGGTGTGCAGAGACTCAAGGGAACATAAGAATCACAACTTTAGTCCTATTGTTGAGGTCACATGTGATTATAAG GAGGGACTGAGGACACAGCTGGGCAAGTTGAAACAAAATATGGATACACATAGAAAAATTAAACGAATTTGTGATGAAACAGCAAAACACATTAAG ACTCAGGCCCAGCACACAGAGATGCAAAtcaaggaggagtttgagaagcttcaccagtttctacgagatgaagaggcagccagaatagctgcactgagggaggaagaggagcagaagagtcagatgatgaaggagaagattgagaagatgagcagagagatctcatctctttcagacacaatcagagccatagaagagcagttgggagctgatgacatcacattcttgAAG aactacaagagcacagtggaaag agcccagtgcacactgcaggatccagagagggtttcaggagctctgatcaatgtggcaaagcacctgggcaacctgaagttcagagtctgggagaagatgcaggagactgttcagtaca ctcctgtgactctggatcccaacactgcataCCCACGgctcatcctgtctgaggatctgaccagtgtgagacTTGGTGATGAGAagcagcagcttcctgataacccagagagatttgatcaCTATTACagtgtcctgggctctgagggctttaactcaggaactcactgctgggatgtggaggttggagaaaacacacagtgggctgtgggtgtgatgacagagtctctccagaggaagggagactaCACCTCCATGAGTGGATGGTGGATTGTGTGGTATAATGATGGTGAATATGTAGCATATGCTCCTCCTTATGACTACACTGacctcacagtgcagcagaaactccagaggatcagagtgcagctggactgggacagaggagagctgtcattctctgaccctgataataacacacacctacacactcacacacacacattcactgagagagtgtttccatacTTTGGTATTGACTGTGAACTCTCTCCTCTGAGGGTTGTACCAGTGAAGGCCTCTGTGTCAGTAGAGCAGCCCTGTTAA